The window CCTGGCATTGCCGTGCTGATTGGTGGTCTTTGGATCAATAACCTGAACTATTGGGGTTGTAACCAATACATTGTACAGCGTGCCTTGGGTGCCGATTTAAAAACAGGCAGGAACGGATTAATCTTTGCAGCCTTTCTAAAATTACTGATACCGGTAATTGTGGTTATTCCGGGTATTGCAGCCTTTGTACTGTATCAACGAGGCTATTTTCAAGCCGAAATGCTCGATGCTGCGGGGGTAGTGAAGCCCGATCATGCCTATCCGGTATTGATGAATTTGTTGCCTGCAGGCATAAAAGGTCTGGCCTTTGCGGCCTTAACGGCGGCTATTGTGGCTTCCCTGGCCGGAAAATCGAATAGTATTGCCACCATTTTTACACTCGATATTTATAAAAAATACATCAAACCCGAAGCGTCAGAACGCAGGTTGGTTGCCGTAGGTCGCTGGTCTGTGGTATTGGCCTCGCTTATTGCCATTGTGGTGGCGCCAGCTTTAAGAAGTTTCGATCAGGTTTATCAGTTTATACAAGAGTATGTTGGTTTTATTTCGCCGGGAATATTTGCCATTTTCCTATTGGGCTTTTTCTGGAAAAGAACAACCTCGCGCGCTGCGCTTGCCGCCGCTATGGTAACCATCCCCTTGTCTATTTTCTTTAAGTTTCTACCTACAATTAGCAATGGATTAATCGGTAACATACCTTTCCTTAACCGGATGTCGTGGGTTTTCGTTATCGTTATTTTACTGATGGTTGTGGTAACACTCACCGATCCAAAAAGCAAAGACAATGAACAAGGGCTGGAAATAGACCGCACTATGTTTAAGGTTAGCCCTGCATTTGCAGTATGCTCGGTAATTATCTGTGGTATTCTGGCCGCGCTGTACATTGTATTCTGGTAAACAGATACAATACCAATCGGCGGTAGTTTTATTAAGTAAGAATCAATTCAACAATAATGAAAATTAAAGTATTCATTGCGCTTGCCCTGCTGTTTTCGATTAGGGTAGTTGCACAACAAACCTATAACATTAAAAAGTTTGGAGCTGTTGGCGATGGAAAAACAAATGATGCCATTGCCATTCAAAAGGCAATTAATACCTGTAATGCTGCAGGTGGCGGGCAGGTAGTTGTACCCGCAGGCCATGTGTTTTTAAGTGGCCCGTTCGATTTAAAATCCTTTGTTGAGCTACGGGTAGAAGGCGGCGCGAAAATTTTAGCAAGCCCCGATGAAAGCCTGTACACCAAAAGTGCTTTCCGCGAAAATAAAGGCGAAGGAACCATTTGGATAGGTGGTGAAAAACTGGAGCAGGTAAGCATTACCGGCAGTGGTGTAATTGATGGCAACGGAATTTCTTTTATGGGCGAAGAGCTAAGCGATTCTTATGTATTGAAACCTTTTAACGTTGTAGATCCGCGCCCGCACCTGCTCACTTTAATCGACTGTAAAAAACTGAATATTGATGGGGTTACTTTTCAAAATTCGGCCTATTGGACAGTGCATCTGGTAGGTTGCAACGATGTTTCCATTTCGAATATTACCCTGCTAAACAGCATTAAAATAAGAAACAGTGATGGCATTGATTTAGACCACAGTAAAAATGTGAGGATCAACAACTGTTATATCGAATCGGGCGATGATTGCATTTGCCTTAAAAACCGCCGCGAATATGAAGAATATGGCGCCTGCGAAAATATTGTGATTAGCAATTGCACCATGACTTCGAGTTCTTGTGCCATTAAAATAGGCTCTGAAAATATGGACCGCATTAGCCATGTACTCATTAATAACTGCAATATCCGCAACAGCAACAGGGGCTGGGTATCCAAAACCGCGATGAAGGAACCGTGAGTGATGTGGTTTTCTCGAATATCCTGGTCGAATCGAGGCTTTTTACTGATGTTTGGTGGGGTAAAGCAGAGCCGATTTACATTACTGCCTACCCGCGTGCTACCGCCAATAACAAAGATGCCGGCTGGCGTTTACCAAAGGGGCAAACCAAAGGCAAGGTAGGGGCTGTTACCAATATTTATTTCAGCAATATCCGTTGTACTGGCGAAAGTGGCGTGTACATTAGCGGCGAAAGCAGGAATAAGATTTCGAATATTTATTTCGATCAGGTAAGTGTGCTCCTGAATAAAACCACTAAAGAAACTGGCGGGGTGTACGATCGCCGGCCGAGCAATGTAGAGGGGCTGGTAAAAAGTTCAATTGCTGGCTTTTACTTCGAAAACACCGGGTATGTAAGTTTAATGAACAGTGCGGTAATCTGGGGTGCAAATAAACCTGCTTATGCGGGTAAAGCTATCGAACAGAAAAATACAGCAGACATCCGGGTGGTGAATTTCCATGAAAATAAAAATGCACAGTAATTGCTTTCGTAAAGAAAAAGTGACAAATGAGGCGCAGATTTACTTAAACGCTTTAGTAAGTATTTAATCGAATAACTTAAACGTTTACGCAAATAAATAGGAGTATATTGGATTTAACAACCCGATTTTTTTAACAACTTAGCCTAACAGTAGTGCTGTTTTAACCGTTTCTATTGTGTATTTATTGGTTTGAGATGAAAAAAAGTATAAACGTGTTGGTCGATTTATTTGGGCAGTCGATTATTGAGTTGCCTGTTACCTACACCATTAGCACAGATGAAGCCAGACCCACCGAAGCGATGGTGAGCTGCAAAATTACGCTGGCTGATGATGATATTCCGGGCTGGCTTTATTCCAGGAATTTCAGTTTCTTTTTCTCCCAAACCAATAACGCCAATGCCGCTATACTCTCTATTTGCCGTGCTGCCGGAAAACAAAATGTTTATTACGAACAGATGCTCAACGTGGTTTCCGATTATATCTGGTTAAAGGAACTTTATCCCGAAAAGCAGAAGAGCAAGGTAACGTACTAAAGCAGACTGCAGAGTGGGGTAACCCAACATCGAAATTGATATGACAACCAAATATAAAAAATTAGAACAAACCTGGCGCTGGTATGGGCCCAACGATCCGGTAAGCTTACAAGATGTAAAACAGGCTGGCGCTACAGGTATAGTTACGGCATTGCACCATGTGCCGCATGGCGAAGTATGGACTGTTGCTGATATTATGGAACGCAAATCGATTATCGACGCTGCAGGCCTAACCTGGTCGGTGGTAGAGAGCGTTCCGGTACACGAAGCCATTAAAACCCGTAGGGAAGATGCTGGTAAGTATATCGAAAACTATAAAATTTCACTTCAGAACCTGGCAGCTTGTGGCTTAAAAACAATATGCTACAACTTTATGCCTGTGTTAGACTGGACCCGTACGCAACTCGACCTCGAAATGACCGATGGTTCGAAAGCGTTGTATTTTAACTGGATAGACCTGGCTATTTTTGACCTGTATATACTCAAAAGACCAAATGCTGAAGCCGATTACCCGGCATCGGTTTTAACACGGGCAGCAGAACGTTTCAGCACACTCGATCAGCAAGCCCTGGATGCGCTGCGGGTTAACGTGCTGATGGGGATCCCGAACGAAAAGGAGATCGAACTCGAAACCCTTCAAAATAGTATTCAGGAGTATCAGGCCATAGGCTTTGATGGCTTAAGAGCAAATCTGGTGTATTTCCTTTCGGCTATTGCCGGGGTTTGCGAAAAGGAAGGTATTAAAATGACTATCCATCCCGATGATCCTCCATATCCCATTTTGGGCCTGCCCCGAATTGCCAGCACAGCCAATGATTTCGAATTTATATTAAAAAGTGTAGACCAGCCTTTTAACGGCGTGTGCTTTTGTACTGGTTCGCTGGGAGCGGGCGTAGACAATAATGTGCTCGAAATTTTTAACGTGGTAAAATCGCGTACTTACTTTGCACATCTTCGTAATGTAACCAAAGATAGCGATGGAAGTTTTTACGAGGCCGATCATTTGGGTGGCGATGTAAATATGTACGAGATTATGAAAGCATTATCAGCAGAAAATGCTTTAAGAGATATTGCCATTCCTTTCAGGCCCGACCACGGTCACCAGATGCTCGATGATTTGGGCAAACAAAGTAATCCGGGTTATTCTGCCATTGGCAGATTAAGAGGGCTTGCTGAGCTTCGCGGCCTCGAGGTGGGTGTAACCGGAAACTATTAAGGAGCTAATTATTATTTATCATCCATGCAGCAAAAGATATCAATAAAAGACATTGCAAACCATGTTGGAACATCTATTACAGCGGTATCTTTTGTAATCAATGGCAAAGCCAAAGAAAAACACATCAGCGATAAATTAGCTGCAAAAATACAGAAGGCGATAGATGAGCTGGGTTACCAACCTAATTTACTCGCCCGGAGTTTAAGAACCGGAAAGTCGAACATTATCGGCTTTCTGGTTGATGATATTTCTAAACCCTTTTTCTCGGGCCTGGCCAGGGCCATAGATGAAAAGGCGGCCGTTCATGGCTATAAAATTATCTTCAGCAGTACAGGGAACGACAGGGAAAGAACAAACGAAATCCTGAATATTTACCAGGAAAGGCGTGTTGATGCTTATGTTGCAGCCCTTGCCGAAGGGTTGGAGACCGAAATTGGCAGGCTTATTGGCGGCGAAACGCCCATTGTCCTTTTCGATCGTTACCTGCCCGGACTTGATGCCGATTACGTATTAACCGATAATTTTTGGTCGACAGCTGCCGCAACGCAACACCTGCTCGATAATGGTTTCGAAAAAATTGGCTTTATTACCATCGATACCCAACAGCAACAAATGCTCGATCGCTTGCGCGGATACAGCGAAGTACTGGATCGTGCCGGGAAAGCCCAGGAGGTTTTAAAAATCAAATATCTGGATTCGGAGCGTACTACCCAGCTAATTAAAACCTTTTTACAAAACAATCCACATTTAGATGCCGTAATTTTTGCCGCTAACTACCTCACTATGGATGGACTCAAATTATCGCGCACCGGCGATGAAGCACTGCTTCAAACCAAAGGGGTAATCTCTTTTGATGATTTCGAATTGCTTGAGTTTATCAGGCCATCCATTACTGCGGTAGAACAACCCATTGAAGCTATTGCCGAAAATATTATCCAGCTCCTGCTTAAAAAACTAGCGGGTGGAGTCGGCAGTAAAGCAGCCAAACCTGTGGTGATTAACCTGCAGGCCAAACTAAATATACGGCAATCGAGTAAGCCCCTAAATGCTTAATTCTATTCTTCATTAATCAGCGATCCTGCTTCCTTAAAAAGTTAGCCCCCTTTCAGTTAATTGCCTGTTGCCTGTGCATTAAAGGATTTTGCTATACTATTAAGCTAATTTGTCAAAAAAAAGATTTCTCCGCAGAGATCATTACCTTTAATTGTGAGGTAATCAAATGTGCTGTTTATTACCATCATCCCGAATAAAATTTTAACCAAATAGAAAGATTTAGCATCCGCATTTAACCATAGCCTGTTTAGGTTTTAATGTTGAGTTGCCGGATATAGGGGAGCGTTTTGTGTGTCTCCGGCTTTGCAAAGCAAGATAATTAAATGAAAGAACAATCATCAGGACGCCGTGCGTTCATTAAAAAGGCTGGTATACTGGGAATAGGGGTCATGGCTGCCAGATTTCCGGTATGGGGCAATAGCATATTCGCCGCCGGCTATCCAAAGCATAATATTCCTGAAGAAAAAAATATTGATCCCAAATGGCTTGCTTCATTGTACAAAAGAGGCACAGCCACCACGTATAAAAAAAGCAGGAATGAGCTGCGCTATATTGGCATGCCAGTGGGCGGCCTGCACGCCGGAACGGTATATGTTGGCGGCGACGGACGTTTATGGCTGTGGCAGATATACAACGAAACTTTTGAAGGTGCACAAGAAGGGATAGAACCCAAAATTGTAAACTGGAACGATGGTACTACCGTACGTAAAATAAGGCCCAGAGATGGTTCAGCTTACATAGAACCAGCCATTGCCGATAATAAACGAATCCTCGATCAGGGTTTCGCACTGAAAACGGTTGTTGCGGGCAAAACTATTATTAAAGAATTGAATGCCGACCATTGGGATGAAGTGGTGTTTTCGGGTTCTTATCCGGTTGCCGATATTGTGTATACCAGCAAAGATTTTCCTTTAGAGGTGAGGTTGAAAGTTTATTCTCCTTTTATTCCGCTTGATGCGGAAAAATCTGCACTTCCCGCAACCATATTGCGTGTTGAAGTGCTGAATAAAGGAGCTAAAACATTTCCGGTTGATTTGATTGGCTGGATGGAAAATGGCGTAAATAAAGTTAGTGGCAAGCCAGGCTCGGGGAGTAAAACCAATACTGTAAATGTTGGGACTGAATCGGTTGATATTGTTTCGGCGTTTATAACTACCGATGCCAATCAAATCAATGCCAGTGATCACGGCAGCATGTGTTTTACCTATCATGGCGACTATGGCAAAGCCAATCCTGCACTGGAACCATGGCCTGTTGGTACCGCAGATTTTAATCCGTTGAAAGTAGTTACGGCAAAAGTTGATGGAGATGAAAAGCTCGTAGGAGGGATTAGCCTATCGCTGGAACTATTGCCTGGAAAAACCATGCAGGCAGATTATTCGATAAGCTGGCACTTTAACAATGTTAATCCGAAGCTTAAAAAATTGGTGAAGGATGCAGAACAAGGCTATTATTACGCCAGTCGCTTTAAGGATGCGAAAAGCGTTTCCGATTTTATCAAAACCAATTTTAACCAGCTTACTGCCGGTACTGAACTTTGGAGCAATACCTGGAAAACATCAACATTGCCACACTGGTTTTTGGAGCGAACTTTTCTAAATATCGGAACACTAGCAACAGCCAATACCTACCGTTTTGCCAGCGGCCGTTTCTGGAGTTGGGAAGGGGTGGGCGCCTGTGCCGGTACCTGTACACACGTGTGGCAATATGCGCAGGCTATGGCCAGAATTTTTCCGTCGCTCGAACGCGATTTGCGCGAAAGGGTAGATTTGGGGGTAGGGTTTGTAAAAGATACCGGTGCCATTATTTTTCGCGCAGAGAACGAATCGCGTCCTGCAATTGACGGGCAGGCTGGTACTATTTTGCGTTTCTACCGCGAGCACCAGATGAGCCAAAATGATGCCTTCTTAAAAGCTAACTGGACAAAAATAAAGCTGGCTGTACAGTTTATGCTGGCACAGGATAAAAACGGCGATGGCATGACCGATACCCCAATGGAAAATACACTGGATGCGGTATGGGAAGGAGAAATTGCCTGGATAGTTGGTTTATGTATTGCTGCGGCCAGTGCCGCACAGGCCATGGCTACTGAAGCTGGTGATACGGCCTTTGCTGCAATATGTAAGAACTATGTAGAAAAGGGTAAGCAGAACATGGAGCGTGAGCTGTTTAACGGCGAATATTTTATCCATAGGCCTGATGCCGTACAGGGAAGGAAAAAACTGGGTTCTTATAATACCTGCCATATCGATCAGGTATATGGGCAGAGCTGGGCCTTTCAGGTCGGGCTTCCGCGGGTGCTAGATGAAAAGAAAACCCTTAGCGCTCTTAGGTCGCTATGGAAGTACAATTTTACCATGGACGTTGGCCCCTACATTAAAACCCACGTTGGTGGCCGTCCGTATGCGCTGAGCGGAGAGGGTGGTATGGTTATGAATACCAATCCGCACAATGAAGAAGCGCCCTTCGGCGAAGATGTGAGCTGGCAGCTGGGCTACTTTCACGAGTGTATGAGCGGGTTCGAACATCAGGTGGCCGCCCATATGATGGCTGAAGGTATGCATGCAGAGAGCCTTATCCTTACCAACAGGATACATGACCGTCATCATGCCGCCAAACGTAACCCCTTTAACGAGATTGAGTGTAGCGACCATTATGCCCGTGCCATGGCCAGCTATGGTACCTATCTCAGCGCCTGCGGTTTTAGCTACCACGGCCCGAAAGGAATAATTGGTTTTGGACCCAAGTGGAATAAAGAAAATTTCGTTGCAGCATTTACGGCTGCCGAAGGCTGGGGAGTTTATAGTCAGAAATTGCAGGGGGTAACCCAGGTGCATCAGTTTCAGTTGAAATATGGTACGTTAAGGTTAAATGAAATCAGGCTGGAAAAGATTACGAAGCCGGAGGCAAAGCACGTTAAAGTTAGCCTCCTGGGTAAGAACATTAATGCCGTTATGGCTGGTACAGCGGGGCTGCTGAATATCAGGTTGACGCAGGAAGTGACCGTTCAAAAAGATCAAATACTCGAAATTTCAATATTTAGTTAGGGGATGATATGAATAAGCTTAAAAAAATAAAACAGTTGGGTTTAGTGGGCTTGATTGGCTGTGCCATCTGGCTGGCGGCATGCACTGGCAAATCGGAAACGAATAAAAACGAACTAGCTGCAGACTGGAGAACTGAGTTTAAAAAGAAACTCCCGCTGCTTGGGCACCGAAACTGGATCCTGGTTGTTGACAAGGCTTTTCCCCTGCAACAATCGGCTGGTATGGAATATATCTACGCTCCTGAAGGCATGGAGGTTGTATTGCGTGAGGTAATTTCAGGGATCAAAGCTTCCGATCATGTAGCGCCCATTGTTTACCGGGATAGTGAGCTCGAATATATTAAACCATTGGTAGGTGCAAAGGCCGATCAATTAATTAAAGCAACTCAGGTTATATTAAAGGGAACGGCTGTGAACACCATGCTGCACGACTCTGTTTTTAAGCAGCTCGATCGAGAGGCCGGACTTTTTAAGGTTCTGGTAATTAAAACCAACGAAACAGTACCTTATAGCTCTACCTTTATCAGATTAGATTGTGGCTACTGGGATGCAGCCAAAGAAGCAGAGTTGCGTAAGCAAATGGCTAAATAAAGACAGGTCTACTAACCTTGATTTTTCATCCTATTAACGCCATAACATTTACGGAATTCGAACGGAGTTTGATCGCTTAATTGCAACTGAAATTCGAATAAACTCCGAAGAAAGGATAAACAAAGCCAATTTTAGTGCGAGCTCTGGTATTAAAATAAACCTTCGCAAAAAGGAGCGTTCCAACTTGATAAATTAGTCAGATCTTTCCTTATTTTTAATGCAGATCAATCAGGTCTGTAATTTAGCTCCGCAGATGTCATTAACGCCCGAAACCCTAGCTGTAAAAAATGCAGGATTAGTCTTGTTGAACAATTATTTGCCCATGCTTTTTGAAAGGCTTGGCTTGCTAATCGAAAACAAGGTTTTTACCGGTCTTGCGAGCCAGTGTAAGGCAGTGCAATACGCTGAATTTGCTGTTACGGGCTTATCTGCTACTTCCGAAACCATACTTCAGCTCAATAAAGTGCTTTGTGGTTTGCCACTGGCACAACCCGTGCCCGAAGAAATTGATATCTCCGAAGATCAGATACTGTTGATTAACGGGCTGCTCCAGGCAATGATTGGTTATTGGCCGGCTACAGGTAGCAGTTCAGTTGAAGGTTTCAGGGGCAACTGGCTGGTGCGCGAGGGGTTATTAAGAGAGCTGGAAGCATATTGGGAACTGGTTGTTGAAAAGCGGGCATACGATTTATTACTGAATCAATCGCCATTTACATTTTCAGTGATTAAGTATCCATGGATGCCTAAGCCCCTTCACGTAACCTGGCTTTAGGACTATAGCAGAGCATTATGACAAAAGTATATACCATCATTTTTAAATAAAGTATTAATTTAGAAAGCGATGAGGAAGAAAAAAGCGGCAAAATTAAAGGAAGAAGAGTTTTGGACTA is drawn from Pedobacter sp. HDW13 and contains these coding sequences:
- a CDS encoding sodium/sugar symporter, translating into MNHLSVLDCIVFFIYFIIVSAYGYWVYRSKKKKQTDTKDYFLAEGSLTWWAIGASIIASNISAEHFIGMSGSGFAMGLAIASYEWMAAATLIIVAVYFLPIYLKNKIYTMPQFLSRRYNNTVSTLMAVFWLLVYVFVNLTSIFFLGAIAIETITGISFNTCIVFLAIFSAIITLGGMKVIGYTDVIQVFVLVIGGLITCYMALKLVAEKLDTHTVLGALPLLKSEASDHFHMIFSKGDKFYNELPGIAVLIGGLWINNLNYWGCNQYIVQRALGADLKTGRNGLIFAAFLKLLIPVIVVIPGIAAFVLYQRGYFQAEMLDAAGVVKPDHAYPVLMNLLPAGIKGLAFAALTAAIVASLAGKSNSIATIFTLDIYKKYIKPEASERRLVAVGRWSVVLASLIAIVVAPALRSFDQVYQFIQEYVGFISPGIFAIFLLGFFWKRTTSRAALAAAMVTIPLSIFFKFLPTISNGLIGNIPFLNRMSWVFVIVILLMVVVTLTDPKSKDNEQGLEIDRTMFKVSPAFAVCSVIICGILAALYIVFW
- a CDS encoding glycoside hydrolase family 28 protein, whose protein sequence is MKIKVFIALALLFSIRVVAQQTYNIKKFGAVGDGKTNDAIAIQKAINTCNAAGGGQVVVPAGHVFLSGPFDLKSFVELRVEGGAKILASPDESLYTKSAFRENKGEGTIWIGGEKLEQVSITGSGVIDGNGISFMGEELSDSYVLKPFNVVDPRPHLLTLIDCKKLNIDGVTFQNSAYWTVHLVGCNDVSISNITLLNSIKIRNSDGIDLDHSKNVRINNCYIESGDDCICLKNRREYEEYGACENIVISNCTMTSSSCAIKIGSENMDRISHVLINNCNIRNSNRGWVSKTAMKEP
- the uxuA gene encoding mannonate dehydratase, with the translated sequence MTTKYKKLEQTWRWYGPNDPVSLQDVKQAGATGIVTALHHVPHGEVWTVADIMERKSIIDAAGLTWSVVESVPVHEAIKTRREDAGKYIENYKISLQNLAACGLKTICYNFMPVLDWTRTQLDLEMTDGSKALYFNWIDLAIFDLYILKRPNAEADYPASVLTRAAERFSTLDQQALDALRVNVLMGIPNEKEIELETLQNSIQEYQAIGFDGLRANLVYFLSAIAGVCEKEGIKMTIHPDDPPYPILGLPRIASTANDFEFILKSVDQPFNGVCFCTGSLGAGVDNNVLEIFNVVKSRTYFAHLRNVTKDSDGSFYEADHLGGDVNMYEIMKALSAENALRDIAIPFRPDHGHQMLDDLGKQSNPGYSAIGRLRGLAELRGLEVGVTGNY
- a CDS encoding LacI family DNA-binding transcriptional regulator produces the protein MQQKISIKDIANHVGTSITAVSFVINGKAKEKHISDKLAAKIQKAIDELGYQPNLLARSLRTGKSNIIGFLVDDISKPFFSGLARAIDEKAAVHGYKIIFSSTGNDRERTNEILNIYQERRVDAYVAALAEGLETEIGRLIGGETPIVLFDRYLPGLDADYVLTDNFWSTAAATQHLLDNGFEKIGFITIDTQQQQMLDRLRGYSEVLDRAGKAQEVLKIKYLDSERTTQLIKTFLQNNPHLDAVIFAANYLTMDGLKLSRTGDEALLQTKGVISFDDFELLEFIRPSITAVEQPIEAIAENIIQLLLKKLAGGVGSKAAKPVVINLQAKLNIRQSSKPLNA
- a CDS encoding GH116 family glycosyl hydrolase, which produces MKEQSSGRRAFIKKAGILGIGVMAARFPVWGNSIFAAGYPKHNIPEEKNIDPKWLASLYKRGTATTYKKSRNELRYIGMPVGGLHAGTVYVGGDGRLWLWQIYNETFEGAQEGIEPKIVNWNDGTTVRKIRPRDGSAYIEPAIADNKRILDQGFALKTVVAGKTIIKELNADHWDEVVFSGSYPVADIVYTSKDFPLEVRLKVYSPFIPLDAEKSALPATILRVEVLNKGAKTFPVDLIGWMENGVNKVSGKPGSGSKTNTVNVGTESVDIVSAFITTDANQINASDHGSMCFTYHGDYGKANPALEPWPVGTADFNPLKVVTAKVDGDEKLVGGISLSLELLPGKTMQADYSISWHFNNVNPKLKKLVKDAEQGYYYASRFKDAKSVSDFIKTNFNQLTAGTELWSNTWKTSTLPHWFLERTFLNIGTLATANTYRFASGRFWSWEGVGACAGTCTHVWQYAQAMARIFPSLERDLRERVDLGVGFVKDTGAIIFRAENESRPAIDGQAGTILRFYREHQMSQNDAFLKANWTKIKLAVQFMLAQDKNGDGMTDTPMENTLDAVWEGEIAWIVGLCIAAASAAQAMATEAGDTAFAAICKNYVEKGKQNMERELFNGEYFIHRPDAVQGRKKLGSYNTCHIDQVYGQSWAFQVGLPRVLDEKKTLSALRSLWKYNFTMDVGPYIKTHVGGRPYALSGEGGMVMNTNPHNEEAPFGEDVSWQLGYFHECMSGFEHQVAAHMMAEGMHAESLILTNRIHDRHHAAKRNPFNEIECSDHYARAMASYGTYLSACGFSYHGPKGIIGFGPKWNKENFVAAFTAAEGWGVYSQKLQGVTQVHQFQLKYGTLRLNEIRLEKITKPEAKHVKVSLLGKNINAVMAGTAGLLNIRLTQEVTVQKDQILEISIFS
- a CDS encoding contractile injection system tape measure protein yields the protein MSLTPETLAVKNAGLVLLNNYLPMLFERLGLLIENKVFTGLASQCKAVQYAEFAVTGLSATSETILQLNKVLCGLPLAQPVPEEIDISEDQILLINGLLQAMIGYWPATGSSSVEGFRGNWLVREGLLRELEAYWELVVEKRAYDLLLNQSPFTFSVIKYPWMPKPLHVTWL